The genomic segment TATTAAGTCAAACTTTAATCTTTGAGAGTGTGAAAGCGTCGCAAGTGCTTCAATGCCATCATTGGCAATAAATACGTTTACGTTTAAGCCCTTTAAAATGGCGAGCATCACCTCTTGGTTGATTTCGTTATCTTCAACTAACAGAACCTGTAGCCCTTCGAAAGATACTGGAGCAGGTGGTTTGCTGGCCATTTTGTGGGTCTGGTGTGGGGGCTTTAATCTCACAGTAAAGGAAAACGTCGAGCCTTGGTTTAACTGACTTTTAACGTTTATATCGCCGCCCATTAGTTCGCATAATTGCTTTGTTATTGACAGACCTAATCCCGTTCCGCCAAATTTACGTGTGGTGGAGGAATCGGCTTGAGAAAATGAGTCGAATAGGAAGGGCAGAGCTGTCTCACTCACGCCAATACCTGTGTCGTTTATTTCTACTTTTAGCTGTAAATTATCGCCAAGTGTAACAAGATCATAATAAACGGTAATACCTCCTGACTCAGTAAATTTAATGGCATTGGATAACAGATTGTTCATGATTTGGGTGATTCGGTAGGGATCCCCCACCACATGTTTGTGATGAAAGTTGCCTTTGGATAAAGTAAGTGTAAGGCCTTTTTTACGAGCATGAAAATGTTGATCGTGGATCAATTCTACAAAAAACTGTTCGAGGTCAAACTCCACGAGTTCAATGGTCAGTTCACCCACTTCTATTTTGGAGAAATCTAAAATATCGTTGATGATAATCAATAATGAATCAGCGCTGCGCTTCGCGGTAGCAAGATAGTTTTTCTGATCTGTATTGAGCTCAGTTTGGGATACCAGTTCAATCATACCGATTACCCCATTCATAGGGGTGCGGATCTCATGGCTCATATTAGCTAAAAAAGCACTTTTGGTTTCTGTGGCTGCTTTGGCTTCTAATTCATGTTGAATCGCTAAATCTCGTTCTATCTCCAACTCAATTTGCTTAGAGACCAGCTTTTTTCGAGCTAAATGAGCAAACCAACTAAGCAGCGTGCTCATGCCCATAGCAAAAAAGAAATGTTGTATTAGGGCCAATTCAAGCCAAACACTGATGGTGATCCAGCCGACCCAGTTAAACAGGATTGAAGCTGTCCAATGCAGGCGATTTGACAACACTATGCCAGAGGCGATGATGGTGACGAATATGTTAGTGCTATGTTCTGACGCCTCAGAAAGCCACAAATGTAGAAAGCTGTTGGCGCTGGCGATGAGCAATAATATTAAAATAATCAGGCTTTGTCGCTTAGGGGGGATTTTTGCGGTGCTAAGGGCTACCGCGCCATTTAACAGTGCCGTTAATAACGTCATCGCGCACAACACCCACTTGAATGGCTCTTGCAACACTAAATAGTGGGCCAACGTCAGAGCGCAGTATAGTACAGCGAAAAAGTAGGCTACCGGTTTAAGTAGACCATTTTTTTCATCTAGTTGTCTGATTGGAACATTGCTTTGATTCAAAAGGAATAATCACTTCATTTTATGCATTAATCATATATTAGAATATTGTTAGTCTAATGTTTGCATATACTTAAGTAGAATATGCATTGTCACTCGATCTGTTATGACACCTTGTAGCATTTTATGCCATGTTTTAACCCTATTGTATTCTCTAATATGTGTTTGCTATTTTGCACGCTAACCGTTGGTTATTAAAACACATTCGACTCTGTGAAAAGGTTAACGATTATCGCTACTTAAATTAAACACAAAATGAGACGATAAACGCTCATTACAACTCATTAGGTCACAACATGAAAATACTCACAACGTCAGTTCTAATTGCTTTTTTATGGCTTATCAATGGCGTACAAAATGTCATTGCTAACGAAGACTACACTATTGATGGTGATAAGATTCTTGTCACTGTGGTACTCAAGCACCAGCAAGATAAAAGTCTCACTGAATTACAGCAAAAGATGGATGAAAACCGCTTTTGGCAGTCATTTCCACCCAAAGGAGCAGAAATTGATTCTTGGTATGTCATGATGGGATTAGGCCAAGTGATCACGGTCAAAATCCATCCAAGAGATTTACGCACACTTAATCTAGCTATCGAGAAATCGGCCTGGGGCATTTTTGATACTGATATTTATCCTACGTATGAATTCAAGGGGATCGCTGAGTCAATAAAAGCGAAAAAAGTTGAAAAGGATAGCCAATAACGAGGTGATTTAAACTCGCTTTGTCCAATGAGAAGGCTTCATTCTGAATAAGGTGAGCAGGTCCATTCACCTCGCTATCTGGCAAATATAATCCTTGTTGGGTGTGCATAAAGGCCAGCTTTGTGAGCGCGCGACCATGGTGACACTTCACTTTTCGTTGTGAAGATTGTAGTGCTCCCGTACGATTTTTGCTGCTAGGGGCGTTTACGTCGAAATAAGTGAAATGGAATGCCAACCAAAAGGGCAATTAAAAAAGCGTAAATCAGCGAAAATATGACCGCTATGCCTATAAATGGCTCAGGATTATCATTCATTACCAAGTTAACCATTTGAAAAATCAGCGCAGAAAAAAGCGTAGAAACTTCAGTAGCCCAGGTGATGTTTCGCAAACATATATGCGTGATAAACGCACACACTAGGGTTACTGACAAAAATACAATTAATCCAACCATTCCTTCATCCATGCAGCCTCCTTTAGATTGATAGCTAAGGTGAAAAAATCAACCGTCACTGACAGCTTTATCATTAAGTTTAACCCGCCAATTTAGCCAATATGCAACATACTAGCGAGGATATCTCGTATAAGACCTTTTGCTTATGCACTCCTTAACCAGATTTGATTTACCCTGCCTACCTTACTGCCCTTTAAAGCAAGCTTATTTGATTTTGCTGTAATGATTGTGACTACGCGGCTACCTAGGAGAAACATGAAGAATAAAATAGAAAATGAAGCGCATAGCAAACGTGCGTCAACATCTGACAGCTACCAAGCGTTGCATCAGCCGAGCTCTGCGTTTGACAGTCGAGACGCGTATCTCGAACATGAATTGCAAATTATGCAGCCAAAACGCTGGCGGCCTAATTTACCCTTCAAAGATTATCGCTTCGAGCTTGAAGATACCATTCCGGCGCTTGCAGGAACGATAGGCAAAGTCGTTATGGTCAGCGCAATCGCAGCAACATTTGCTGGTGCTTTAGGTCTAAGTGATGCCTTTGTACTTGAGAACGTGCGTTACGAACTACTCATCGTCTCAGTATTCATAGTGCTGTTTTCTGGATTTATTTTACCCACCGCTAATTTAGCTGGTACACATGGACCGCTAATTCCTCTTATCCCTATCGTGGTGGCTGCGGGGGGGCACCCAATGGCCTTTGGACTATTAATTGGTGCCTTTGGACTAATATTGGCGTTTAGTAAAGGGGGGAGTCTACTTGCAAAACTGACCAGCAAAGGTGTATGCGGAGGGTTACTACTTTACTTAGGGTTTATCGGTACCACGTCCCAGGTGAAAAAATTGTTTGCTTGGGCCGAAAGTATTCAAATGACCCATATTGCTTTTGTTGTCATTCTTGCGACGATCTTGCTTTACGCCTTGCTTGAACATTTTAAAAAACGTTGGTTAGCCGTGCCGCTTAGTTGCATTTTGGGTGGGTTGATTGCATTTTCACTCGGTGCCCCGTTTGAGTTTCATACTGCGCCGGGATTGCCCAATATGAACCCTATGTATTGGTGGGGTGAAGATACAGGTTGGATGCTGGGTTTGCCGACCGTTGAAAGCTTTATGGTCGTGTTGCCATTTGCGATATTGGCGGTTGCTATGTGGTCACCAGATTTTTTAGGCCATCAGGTATTTCAAAAGATTAGTTACCCACAACGTACAGAAAAAGTGCAGATGAATATTGATGACACCATGTTAAGTGCGTCAGTTCGTCAAACATTTGGTTCTATATTCGGTGGAGCGAATTTCACTTCATCTTGGGGCACATATATTGTGCCTGCTGCCATTGCTAAACGCCCCATACCGGCAGGGGCGATATTGACCGCTTTGTTTTGCGTTATTGCAGGTGTGTGGGGGTATCCGATGGATCTTGCTATTTGGCAGCCTGTGCTGTGTGTGGCGTTAATCGTTGGGGTGTTTATTCCACTGCTTGAAGCGGGTATGGAAATGACCAGAGAGGGTAAAACGACACAGTCAGCGGCAATCGTTGTTTTTGCCTCATCTTTAGTAAACCCAGCATTTGGTTGGTCACTGACCATGCTACTGGATAATCTAGGTTTAATTGGCTGTAAAGCGCGCAGTGCCGAGTTAACGCGGATGAGTCGCTGGATCATCCCGCTTGCAATGTTCGTGATACTCACCAGTGTTATGGCAATGGTGGGAATGTTGCCAGGAATACCCGCCTTGTTAGAGAGTTTTCGCCATTAACAATAGAATTTATCGTTAGCAGCGATACAAGCGAGGTGAAAGATACATCGTTAATTACACGATTTTAAGCAGTCAGACGGTGTAATACACTTGTGAACGCCTCTGGCTGACGTTTTCGCTTTTGCGAGCAAGAACCGTGTGATATTTAAATAGACTAAAGTAGTATTATCTTGTTGGTTTGAACCCAGAGCTAAGGGATAATAGCCGTCGATATTTTTGGTCTATCTGGTTTCTTTATGCGCTTCTTTTTTCACGCTGCAATGTTAGTTTTGGGTTTTATTTCTGCTTCCACAAATGCGCAAGAGATCATTCGAAGCTCCGTATCCAAAGAGTTTATGAACGGTTTACAGGTTAAGTACCTAAAGAATATTGCAATGCATATGAATATGGAAATTGAAATTTTACCTATGCCTTTTGCGAGGCGCATAAAGGAATTGCGCCAAGGTAATCTAGACATGCTTGTTGGCTTACAACGTGAAGATGAGGACCAAGACGAAGTGGTTTATATCGCTCCAAGTTATGAAACCCTAAGGCATACCTTTTTTGTACGTAAACCCGATTTAGATCAGCTCGTGAATTTTAACGATTTACGTAAGTTGCGTATTGGCGTGACTCGAAATGCAAAGTATTTCGAGCGATTTAACCGAGAAACAGAATTAATAATGGTTCCTGTATCAACCCTTGCACAAAAAGTTGCGCTATTACAAAAAGGACGAATTGATACCTTTATTCATTTCCAAGAAAGTGCGTTGCCCCTGATCCGCAAGATGGGTTTGCAAGATGAAATAGTGTTAGCGCAATACCAGCCCATAGAAGTGAATAACTATTACGTCACTATCAGTCAAAACTCACCGTTAATTAAGCAAAAACATTTGGTTGAGTCCGCCGTGCGCACAGCGATTGCTAACGGTGAGTTTGCGACTATTCGCCGCCAACATTATTTATCCCGAGCGGACTGAGATGCCTGGCCGCGGTCGAAGCGCAAGCCATGGCCCGACTACCCGTCAATTTGTCACAACTGTAAGTAATGTTGTGTGTTAAATGCTTAGTTCAATAGGGGTATGTTCTTGTTTTCGCTGTATATGGCGTAAGCGTAATCCGAGTAAAATAGCCGCCGAGGTTAATCCGCAAATAAACCCTATCCAAAACCCTGCCGCTGCCATGCGCGGGACCAGCCAATCCGTTAGGGCTAAAACACACCCTATAGTCATTCCGATTAACCAATATGATATAAAGCTTAAGTAAAACATGGCTGCGGTATCTTTATACCCGCGCAATGCCGTAGCCGATATGACTTGAATCGCGTCTGAAAACTGAAACACCGCGGCGAGTAACATAAGCCCAGCCGCCATATTAATTACCTCAGCATTGTTACTGTAAAGTTCACCAATGTGCACGCGCGCGAGATAGGTTATGGTGGCGGTTAAGGTGGCAGTGGTTAACCCGATCAATAATGCTGCGTGGGTCGCTGTTTTTGCTTGAGTCGGTTTGTTTTCACCTAGTAAATGGCTTACCCGAATACTCGTGGCCATACCTAAGCTCAGCGGGATCATGAACATTAATGCAGAAAAATTCAATGCGACCTGGTGGGCAGCGACTATGGTTGGGCCAAATGGGGCGAGTAATATGGCGACCACAGCAAAAAGTGTTACTTCAAATAAAATGGTGAGCGCTATGGGGAGACCGAGTTTCAGACTGGCCCAAATGTCACGCATATTTGGTGCGAATATACGGGTATATAGTGCGTAAGGTTGTAGCTTTTTGGCGTTGAGAGAGTAAATCCAAGTGGCAAACATCATCGCTAAAAACACTAAGCCCGTCGCGATGCCGCAACCAGCCCCTCCAAAGGCGGGTAAACCAAGTTTGCCGTATATAAATACATAGTTAGCTGGAATATTAACCAGCAAACCAATGAGCATAATGATCATACTGGGTTTGGTTATAGACAAGCCTTCACATACATTTCGCAGTACCTGATACAAAGCAAAAGCAGGCATGGAATACAAAACGTAACGTACGTAATCTATTGTGATATTGCGCAGTTCGGTTTCCATCTCTATCAGGGAAAAGAAAAACTCTAAAAAGATACTAAGTACAAGAGCCAGCGCAGCGAAAAATAATGCCAACCACATCACCTGATAACTTGCATTGGCAACTTTATCTAGCTGCTTG from the Paraglaciecola mesophila genome contains:
- a CDS encoding ATP-binding protein gives rise to the protein MTLLTALLNGAVALSTAKIPPKRQSLIILILLLIASANSFLHLWLSEASEHSTNIFVTIIASGIVLSNRLHWTASILFNWVGWITISVWLELALIQHFFFAMGMSTLLSWFAHLARKKLVSKQIELEIERDLAIQHELEAKAATETKSAFLANMSHEIRTPMNGVIGMIELVSQTELNTDQKNYLATAKRSADSLLIIINDILDFSKIEVGELTIELVEFDLEQFFVELIHDQHFHARKKGLTLTLSKGNFHHKHVVGDPYRITQIMNNLLSNAIKFTESGGITVYYDLVTLGDNLQLKVEINDTGIGVSETALPFLFDSFSQADSSTTRKFGGTGLGLSITKQLCELMGGDINVKSQLNQGSTFSFTVRLKPPHQTHKMASKPPAPVSFEGLQVLLVEDNEINQEVMLAILKGLNVNVFIANDGIEALATLSHSQRLKFDLILMDCQMPNLDGYEATRRIRAGEAGEIFSHIPIAALTANVMDSERAKCIEAGMNEYLTKPVEIEALKSVLVKYHNQTPPQH
- a CDS encoding DUF3360 family protein, whose translation is MKNKIENEAHSKRASTSDSYQALHQPSSAFDSRDAYLEHELQIMQPKRWRPNLPFKDYRFELEDTIPALAGTIGKVVMVSAIAATFAGALGLSDAFVLENVRYELLIVSVFIVLFSGFILPTANLAGTHGPLIPLIPIVVAAGGHPMAFGLLIGAFGLILAFSKGGSLLAKLTSKGVCGGLLLYLGFIGTTSQVKKLFAWAESIQMTHIAFVVILATILLYALLEHFKKRWLAVPLSCILGGLIAFSLGAPFEFHTAPGLPNMNPMYWWGEDTGWMLGLPTVESFMVVLPFAILAVAMWSPDFLGHQVFQKISYPQRTEKVQMNIDDTMLSASVRQTFGSIFGGANFTSSWGTYIVPAAIAKRPIPAGAILTALFCVIAGVWGYPMDLAIWQPVLCVALIVGVFIPLLEAGMEMTREGKTTQSAAIVVFASSLVNPAFGWSLTMLLDNLGLIGCKARSAELTRMSRWIIPLAMFVILTSVMAMVGMLPGIPALLESFRH
- a CDS encoding substrate-binding periplasmic protein — protein: MNGLQVKYLKNIAMHMNMEIEILPMPFARRIKELRQGNLDMLVGLQREDEDQDEVVYIAPSYETLRHTFFVRKPDLDQLVNFNDLRKLRIGVTRNAKYFERFNRETELIMVPVSTLAQKVALLQKGRIDTFIHFQESALPLIRKMGLQDEIVLAQYQPIEVNNYYVTISQNSPLIKQKHLVESAVRTAIANGEFATIRRQHYLSRAD
- a CDS encoding MATE family efflux transporter; this encodes MTLKIEFKALAHLAWPLLIAQVTQTLMGVSDTIMAGRFSATDMAAVAIGFSFTMPILVFIQGLTLALPPIISRFNGAKQLDKVANASYQVMWLALFFAALALVLSIFLEFFFSLIEMETELRNITIDYVRYVLYSMPAFALYQVLRNVCEGLSITKPSMIIMLIGLLVNIPANYVFIYGKLGLPAFGGAGCGIATGLVFLAMMFATWIYSLNAKKLQPYALYTRIFAPNMRDIWASLKLGLPIALTILFEVTLFAVVAILLAPFGPTIVAAHQVALNFSALMFMIPLSLGMATSIRVSHLLGENKPTQAKTATHAALLIGLTTATLTATITYLARVHIGELYSNNAEVINMAAGLMLLAAVFQFSDAIQVISATALRGYKDTAAMFYLSFISYWLIGMTIGCVLALTDWLVPRMAAAGFWIGFICGLTSAAILLGLRLRHIQRKQEHTPIELSI